Proteins co-encoded in one Halococcoides cellulosivorans genomic window:
- a CDS encoding FAD-dependent oxidoreductase gives MTRTLIVGGNAGGASAAARLRRLDESREIVVFERTDHVSIGTCGMPYYVGETIDDIEDLLVQTPASLERRFDLDVRTGHEVLDIDPDAKRVTVAHDDRESVESYDSLILSPGAEPIVPPIDGIEACECVHTLQSLADARSIRERVEQGAERAVVVGGGYIGLEVTESLTEAGVDVSLVEMEDHVMQALDYEMAAQVNNHLREQGVDLHLNARAESVDLIDPTTVELADGTAIPADVIVLATGVRPRTDLAAAADLQIGDRGGIVVDDQLETAADDIYAIGDAIEVTDRVTGQPAHVPLAGPANKQGRTVANVIAGPPDSQERVLATAIAKVFDRTVAATGANEDALRAADIRYETSVTYSHSHASYYPGAEPMWIKVLFDPTEGDLYGAQIVGGEGVDKRIDVLATAIAFDATVFDLQELDLAYAPPYGSGKDPVNMAGFVAGNVVTGVVDVLHWDDLEDLDPDAYTLLDCRPIEERHDDGAFVNATTIPLGELRERLDELPEDSTIVPHCKAGLRSYITTRILTQHGFDATNVAGGYELYRQAKRDRDARESSAELGTVFR, from the coding sequence ATGACCCGAACCCTCATCGTCGGCGGCAACGCCGGCGGGGCCAGCGCCGCGGCCCGCCTCCGTCGGCTGGACGAGTCCCGCGAGATCGTCGTCTTCGAGCGCACCGATCACGTCTCGATCGGGACCTGTGGCATGCCGTACTACGTCGGTGAGACGATCGACGACATCGAGGACCTGCTCGTCCAGACGCCCGCATCGCTCGAACGCCGCTTCGATCTGGACGTGCGGACGGGCCACGAAGTACTCGATATCGATCCCGACGCGAAACGGGTGACGGTCGCTCACGACGACCGCGAGTCCGTCGAATCGTACGATTCGCTGATCCTCTCGCCGGGCGCGGAGCCGATCGTCCCGCCGATCGACGGCATCGAGGCCTGCGAGTGCGTCCACACGCTCCAGTCGCTCGCGGACGCCCGGTCGATCCGCGAGCGGGTCGAACAGGGGGCCGAGCGCGCGGTCGTCGTCGGCGGCGGGTACATCGGCCTGGAGGTGACCGAGAGCCTGACCGAGGCGGGCGTGGACGTCTCGCTGGTCGAGATGGAAGACCACGTCATGCAGGCCCTGGACTACGAGATGGCCGCCCAGGTCAACAACCATCTCCGGGAACAGGGCGTCGACCTGCATCTCAACGCCCGCGCGGAATCGGTCGACCTGATCGACCCGACGACGGTCGAGTTGGCCGACGGGACCGCGATTCCGGCGGACGTGATCGTGCTCGCGACGGGCGTGCGCCCACGGACCGATCTCGCGGCGGCCGCCGACCTGCAGATTGGCGACCGCGGCGGGATCGTCGTCGACGACCAGCTGGAGACCGCTGCCGACGATATCTACGCCATCGGCGACGCGATCGAGGTGACCGATCGAGTGACCGGCCAGCCAGCACACGTCCCGCTGGCCGGCCCCGCGAACAAGCAGGGCCGCACCGTCGCGAACGTCATCGCCGGGCCACCGGACAGCCAGGAGCGCGTCCTCGCGACCGCGATCGCGAAGGTGTTCGACCGGACGGTCGCCGCGACCGGGGCGAACGAGGACGCGCTCAGGGCGGCCGACATCCGCTATGAGACCTCGGTGACCTACTCGCACTCGCACGCGAGTTACTACCCCGGCGCGGAGCCGATGTGGATCAAGGTCCTGTTCGATCCCACCGAGGGCGACCTCTACGGTGCGCAGATCGTCGGCGGCGAAGGCGTCGACAAGCGCATCGACGTGCTCGCGACCGCGATCGCCTTCGACGCGACAGTGTTCGACCTCCAGGAACTGGATCTGGCCTACGCGCCGCCGTACGGATCGGGCAAAGACCCCGTCAACATGGCGGGCTTCGTCGCCGGGAACGTCGTCACCGGCGTCGTCGACGTGCTCCACTGGGACGACCTCGAAGACCTCGATCCCGACGCGTACACCCTGCTCGACTGCCGGCCGATCGAGGAACGACACGACGACGGCGCGTTCGTGAACGCGACGACGATCCCGCTCGGCGAGTTGCGCGAACGACTCGACGAACTGCCCGAGGACTCGACGATCGTCCCGCACTGCAAGGCCGGCCTGCGATCGTACATCACGACGCGCATCCTCACCCAGCACGGGTTCGACGCGACGAACGTCGCCGGGGGGTACGAACTCTACCGACAGGCCAAACGCGACCGCGACGCCCGCGAGTCGAGTGCGGAACTCGGCACGGTCTTCCGGTGA